Below is a genomic region from Cotesia glomerata isolate CgM1 linkage group LG5, MPM_Cglom_v2.3, whole genome shotgun sequence.
aaatataaaaatttatctaaaaataatttattgaatcagaagagttcaaactcttacagttaattttttaggttaaagtcaaaaaaaaaaggcgtgaTAGCGCTGTCGAATGGCTGCCAATATGAGattgaacttaaaaattatcaactaattattgactcccattatttaaatattataaagcatacaattaatttcgattattcaattttataaatttttcatatattgttaattaaaaaaaaaaaagatgatattattagatgaagaaatgaatttaaactcggcatttaaaaaaaatgcttttctaatcaaagttgttaagaaaataaacgttCGTAAGCTGGTTTGATGAGCTcgtgcttttattttttttttaataattaatatttaatattttgaactgacagtaatttttttcaattttttaattaattagaatttaataaaaatttatatgatagttattcttattacagatgattaaatatatttaaaaataatttagggtgtcaatatttagaacCCTGTCAacaattggggcttttactttactaaataaattttcatttaaaaaaacttccacttattttttcttttaattctatttattatgacattaaagttagaagtcactaaaaaattttttaattttttttaacaaaaaaattcgttccaaaaaattgcattttttatttttcaatattcttcctcattaatttttttttgctataattcatttgttataaaattcttaaacttattaaatatactgtaaacaaattttcatgtaataaaataaatgttagtaaattagtattaaataataaataattaccaatctggttattattattcaaggTCTGCGAGAACGATATACTGGTCGTTGATGTCGTAAACCGGCTTCCGGGAAAGGCCGCCTCGATACACTGGCGTGGACAAACTCAACGTGAAACTCCCTGTATGGACGGAGTACCACTTGTTACACAATGTCCTATTCCAAGTTACACCACTTTTCAATACAAGTTTCGGGCTTCTGTCCCTGGGACTCATCTCTGGCACTCGCACTCTGGTtatctcaaaaattattattattattagtttaagtTTCTGCAAGGTTAActttttgtaacttttttattcacgtccttgatttttattttttttttatattaacgaCTTtctaaagtttaatttattattcaacgctaaaaattcatgttagttaaaaataattttttgagagtattgtaatttattatttatgatattttcattaaaaaaaagtattcttttttttttaaaactattctTGAGGATGAATTAATGAAAAGATAAACAggttttttttaggaaaacatttttttgaagcTAATTTGTCACTTCGAAATTTTGATAGTTAATTTCCGGAAAAGTAATtgatgtaatttaattaaattactatttttaaacacTACAAaagtgaattaaaaaatttcactgtcaaattttggaattttctcttaaattaattaaaaaaaaatgaataaaaaagtttaaaaactaaaatggcGGAAGTTTAACAAAATGGCGGAATGCGCGCgcaattcttaaaatttttattatcagagtttttttaaataatttttgaaaaaataaacaagttattatttatgaaactatttttttagggaaaaaaaattttttaaagcaaatttGTCACTTCGAAATTTTGATGgttaatttttgcaaaattaattgatttaatttaattaaatgactatttttaaacactaaaaaagtgaatttaaaaatttcactgttaaatttttaaattttctcttaaattaattgagaaaaatgAAAGACAAAGTTTGAAGATCAAAATGGCGGAAGTTTAACAAAATGGTGGGATGCGCGcgcaactttttaaatttttaccatCAGAGTTTtctaaagttttaaaataataaacagatttttttatgaaaaaaaattttgtgaagcTAATTTGtcacttcaaaattttaataattaatttccacaatagtaattgaattaattaaattaaattactatttttcaaCACTACAAAAgtgaattcaaaaatttcaatgttaaattttatcttaaattaatcaagaaaaatgaAAGACAAAGTTTGAAGACCAAAATGGCGGAAGTTTAACAAAATGGCGGGACGCGCGcgcaactttttaaatttttatcatcagagttttctaaaataatttttgaaataataaacagatttttttttgaaaaaaaattttgtgaagcTAATTTGTCACTTCGAAATTTTAGTGgttaatttttgcaaaactaattgatgtaatttaattaaattactatttttaaatactacaaaagtgaatttaaaaatttcactgttaaattttttaatattcctctcaaataaattaagaaaaatcaaaGACAAATTTTGTAGACCGAAATGGCGGAAGTTAAACAAAATGGCCAGATGCGCGcgcaattaaatttaaaaaatttttgtgaagcAAATTTGtcacttcaaaattttgatggtTAATTTCCGCAAGAATAATTgaactaattaaattaaattactaattttaatcactaaaaaagtgaatttgaaaattccactattaaatttttaaattttctctcaaataaattaagaaaaatcaaaGACAAATTTTGTAGACCAAAATGGCGGGATGCGCGcagctttttaaaaatattattagtcataattttctaaaataacattaaaaagtGACATtgaataactaaataaatcaCAAATGTCGGAAATGAAactataaaatgtttaataataGTCTCTTGACATTTCCACCGCAAACTTTCTAAAAAACAATCAATGCCACacgcaataaaaaaataaaaacaaaacaaccTAACAgacgaatttaaataaaaaagtattaaacaAAGAATCAAAATGACTTGCAATAAACAAAAGATCTCTTTTCAGGTGTCGACGTAGCGAACGGTATCTTCGGATCGCTAATTGTGCGCCAAGCAGACGCTCGAGAGCCCCACCGCTTGCTGTACGACGTGGACGACCCAAATCACGCGGTGCTGGTCTCCCAGTGGCACCACTCAATAGTGACGGACACGGCGGCCGGGCAAGCGAACAAGAAGCCAGCATTGCTGCTGATAAACGGCAAAGGCCATCAACCAAACGGGCCCCAGGTTCCTCTGTCGTCATTCAACGTCACCCGGGGACTGAGGTACCGTTTCAGACTGGCCCACGCAGGTGGCGCTGGAGCGTGTCCTATAACATTCGCCGTGGAAGAGCATCCGCTGACGCTCATAGCTCTTGATGGGAATCCCGTGGTGCCTCTTAAAGTAAAATCGATAACTCTGGCGAAAGGAGAGCGCGCTGACTTTGTTCTGAGGGCTGACAAGATCGCTTCCAGCAAGGATGTTTATTCCATCAATGTTCATACAGACAAAGGCTGCCATGCGACGGTGATTGGATCTGCTTTATTGAGATATCAAGGCGTCATCTCAACTGAGGATTCCTCTCCTGTGAATCTTCTTGACAAACAAGATCATCTTGTTGAAATGACCACCAATCCCTCGGACAAATGCAATTCTCCTGGAAATGTTTGCTCCACGGAAATAAAGGCAACAACTAATTTGCCAACTGCTTTGGAAACAACAGATTTGACTATTTATCTTCCTATTAATCAGCGGATGCAACCAGCTGAAATTTTGGGTTGGTTTTACCAAGTAACAATAACTTGTTTAATCTCAGAGTTTGTTAATTTAGTGGATTAAGGGTATTTTGGTCTAGAAGCTTGAATTTAAGGCCATTTTTGAAGTGTAAAAAAAGGcaattaatg
It encodes:
- the LOC123265827 gene encoding laccase-4-like isoform X2 — its product is MFFRFAIFVGLGSVVATIIYLTPIPEQTFLSCDRPCHHLDWPMICRVKLTLEPFHTLSKACGNCPANETACLAKYCVSADGHHRGILAANRQLPGPSIQVCENDILVVDVVNRLPGKAASIHWRGQTQRETPCMDGVPLVTQCPIPSYTTFQYKFRASVPGTHLWHSHSGVDVANGIFGSLIVRQADAREPHRLLYDVDDPNHAVLVSQWHHSIVTDTAAGQANKKPALLLINGKGHQPNGPQVPLSSFNVTRGLRYRFRLAHAGGAGACPITFAVEEHPLTLIALDGNPVVPLKVKSITLAKGERADFVLRADKIASSKDVYSINVHTDKGCHATVIGSALLRYQGVISTEDSSPVNLLDKQDHLVEMTTNPSDKCNSPGNVCSTEIKATTNLPTALETTDLTIYLPINQRMQPAEILGDLEMRVMSIKNKTFTYPSSPLLTQGPDVPQEMLCNENEHYSETSARCRQHNGNTACECVNTRRIPVGSSVEIILIDQVGRNDLVYHLHGYNFYVVAGRRFGREKTLDEIIKLNQQNLLFSRNLESPAIKDTITVPKFGAVAIRFKADNPGYWMLRDENALEWTRGLDVILQVGDPGDMVPPPQDFPKCGSFVGPDYFLI
- the LOC123265827 gene encoding laccase-4-like isoform X1 translates to MARKVPALTYFLRTSVVVLMVLSVSTFLHFFNYLPQQTFLSCDRPCHHLDWPMICRVKLTLEPFHTLSKACGNCPANETACLAKYCVSADGHHRGILAANRQLPGPSIQVCENDILVVDVVNRLPGKAASIHWRGQTQRETPCMDGVPLVTQCPIPSYTTFQYKFRASVPGTHLWHSHSGVDVANGIFGSLIVRQADAREPHRLLYDVDDPNHAVLVSQWHHSIVTDTAAGQANKKPALLLINGKGHQPNGPQVPLSSFNVTRGLRYRFRLAHAGGAGACPITFAVEEHPLTLIALDGNPVVPLKVKSITLAKGERADFVLRADKIASSKDVYSINVHTDKGCHATVIGSALLRYQGVISTEDSSPVNLLDKQDHLVEMTTNPSDKCNSPGNVCSTEIKATTNLPTALETTDLTIYLPINQRMQPAEILGDLEMRVMSIKNKTFTYPSSPLLTQGPDVPQEMLCNENEHYSETSARCRQHNGNTACECVNTRRIPVGSSVEIILIDQVGRNDLVYHLHGYNFYVVAGRRFGREKTLDEIIKLNQQNLLFSRNLESPAIKDTITVPKFGAVAIRFKADNPGYWMLRDENALEWTRGLDVILQVGDPGDMVPPPQDFPKCGSFVGPDYFLI